The Procambarus clarkii isolate CNS0578487 chromosome 66, FALCON_Pclarkii_2.0, whole genome shotgun sequence genome has a window encoding:
- the LOC138355300 gene encoding uncharacterized protein, which produces MVCLGPAGEIRVITTTAGGLRVITTTAGGLRVITTTAGGLRVITTTAGGLRVITTTAGGLRVITTTAGGLRVITTTAGGLRVITTTAGGLRVITTTAGGTRGVITTHATHPSSKITTLLLENKDQKELERRTSFQNSYTSSLRFVP; this is translated from the coding sequence ATGGTCTGTCTTGGTCCTGCTGGAGAAATTAGGGTCATTActactactgctggagggttACGGGTCATTActactactgctggagggttACGGGTCATTACTACCACTGCTGGAGGGTTAAGGGTCATTActactactgctggagggttAAGGGTCATTActactactgctggagggttACGGGTCATTACTACCACTGCTGGAGGGTTAAGGGTCATTACTACCACTGCTGGAGGGTTAAGGGTCATTActactactgctggagggttAAGGGTCATTACTACCACTGCTGGAGGAACAAGGGGGGTCATCACTACTCATGCCACTCATCCTTCCTCAAAGATCACTACCCTGCTCCTTGAGAACAAGGATCAAAAGGAACTCGAACGAAGAACATCATTTCAAAACAGCTATACAAGTTCTCTCAGATTTGTtccgtaa